Proteins encoded within one genomic window of Camelina sativa cultivar DH55 chromosome 19, Cs, whole genome shotgun sequence:
- the LOC104767776 gene encoding probable E3 ubiquitin protein ligase DRIPH, with product MPTVRVKKTDVARCFTCPLCTKRFVVATTIIECLHTFCWDCIHDKFTTQKLRACPVCNVDLGGLPLEKLRKDYGWIELRQKVFPLKTKGVKAEPKTVGTSLKSSKKKKKPLTSPLESSSRVPFSPAAPLEPNVVVEENHRNIVLGLICPSLEKPIITFKKRGRKASVPKKNDSGMVSEQPNVKKLQPFDLNNEPDNGLDEAEASRSQDCIPNINDAVVPLNMNDAASVIVELANGVDPIHNNCVVNRETKEVPVQENHQNTILIRDTEEVSGQKLMNNSRGKQGCGRSRSRKEKGKQPVGNGYGSRLRPRKDGRTVPPAAVSTPEVAIPVEGEKEVERRDNPVFKPVWFKLVASTTHNNEMLLPDIKSPYIRVKNGNMTVSNVKKYLMVKIGGVFENEDEVEIWLGHEPLSSSLTLQNVIDWWVQTTPLPKRQSAMVGDSADDFVMVLHYSFKSECSASGSGSGSGSE from the exons atgccaaCAGTACGAGTGAAGAAGACGGACGTTGCTCGATGCTTCACATGTCCTCTCTGCACCAAACGCTTCGTTGTTGCCACCACCATCATCGAGTGCCTCCACACCT TTTGCTGGGACTGCATACATGACAAGTTTACAACACAGAAACTGAGAGCTTGTCCAGTCTGCAATGTTGATCTTGGTGGTTTGCCTCTCGAGAAACTCAG GAAGGATTACGGGTGGATAGAATTGAGGCAAAAAGTCTTCCCACTAAAGACAAAAGGTGTAAAGGCAGAACCTAAAACTGTAGGAACCTCTTTGAAAtcatccaagaagaagaaaaaacctcTAACTTCACCCCTGGAGTCTTCATCTAGGGTACCATTCTCACCTGCTGCTCCATTGGAACCCAATGTGGTTGTGGAGGAGAATCACAGAAATATAGTGCTAGGTCTTATTTGTCCGAGCCTGGAGAAACCGATAATCACGTTTAAGAAACGTGGAAGGAAAGCTTCAGTTCCTAAGAAGAATGATTCTGGAATGGTATCTGAACAGCCTAATGTTAAGAAGCTCCAGCCATTTGATCTCAACAACGAACCAGATAACGGACTG GACGAAGCTGAAGCATCAAGATCTCAAGATTGCATACCGAACATCAACGATGCTGTCGTGCCACTAAACATGAACGATGCTGCTTCTGTGATTGTTGAACTAGCGAATGGTGTTGACCCTATTCACAACAACTGTGTTGTGAATAGAGAAACAAAGGAAGTACCAGTCCAAGAGAATCATCAAAACACTATCCTTATCAGAGATACAGAGGAGGTATCTGGTCAGAAACTGATGAACAATTCTAGAGGTAAACAAGGATGTGGTCGCTCCAGGTCAAGGAAGGAAAAGGGTAAGCAACCGGTGGGAAATGGTTATGGGTCGAGACTGAGACCCCGAAAGGATGGGAGGACGGTTCCTCCAGCAGCTGTTAGTACACCAGAAGTTGCCATTCCCGTGGAAGGGGAAAAGGAAGTTGAAAGACGTGACAATCCAGTTTTCAAGCCAGTTTGGTTTAAACTAGTGGCTTCAACGACTCA CAACAATGAAATGCTACTTCCAGATATCAAATCTCCCTACATACGTGTAAA AAATGGAAACATGACTGTCTCAAATGTCAAGAAGTATCTAATGGTTAAGATTGGTGGTGTCTTTGAAAACGAAGACGAG GTGGAGATATGGCTAGGGCATGAGCCACTGTCTTCTTCACTGACACTACAGAACGTGATTGATTGGTGGGTTCAAACAACTCCATTGCCTAAGCGTCAAAGCGCAATGGTTGGAGACTCAGCTGATGATTTCGTCATGGTTCTCCATTACAGTTTCAAATCTGAGTGCTCTGCCTCTGGTTCTGGATCTGGGTCTGGCTCTGAATAA